The following DNA comes from Amycolatopsis solani.
GGTCTCGGACTCGAGGCGCTGCGTCACCGGGAGGAGGTCCTGGGCCAGGACCGGGCGCAGGAAGACCGCCGCCACGCGGTGCTGCTTGTCCAGCACGATCGTCGACGGGATGATGTTGCGCGGGTAGCCGCTGAGCTTCAGCAGCACCCGGCCGTCCGGGTCGTAGATCGACGGGTACGTCAGCTGCCGGTCGCGGACGAAGTCCTGCGCCACCTCGCGCGCCGGGTCGCGGACGTCGATGCCGACGACCTGCACGCCCGGGGCCTGCTTGGCCAGCGACTCCAGCTCCGGCACCTCCGTGCGGCACGGCCCGCACCACTGGCCCCACAGGTTGAGCACGACGACCTTGCCCGGGAAGTCCGCCAGCGACAGCTGCTTGCCCTCCTGCATCAGGTCGTCGCCGGCGAGCACCGGCGCGGTCTGGCGCTGGGCGACGTCGTAGGTGATGTCGACCTTGCCGCCCGGGGAGACGAAGCTGAAGCTGCTCCCCTGCACCACCGCGTCCTTGCCCGCGCTGCAGCCGACCAGCGCCAGCACCGCGACGGCCCCGATGAACAGCCGTTTCATGCCCCGGTCACCTTCGGGTCCGTGGTGCCGGCGGGCTCGCTGTAGACGATCTCGCGCAGCGAGTCGCCGTCGAAGACCAGCGACGTCAGCGACGCCAGCGAGCACTGGCGGCGGCGCGGGTCGTGCCACAGCTTCTTGCCCTCGAGGAACCGCCGCAGCGTCCAGATCGGCAGCTGGTGC
Coding sequences within:
- a CDS encoding TlpA family protein disulfide reductase, producing MKRLFIGAVAVLALVGCSAGKDAVVQGSSFSFVSPGGKVDITYDVAQRQTAPVLAGDDLMQEGKQLSLADFPGKVVVLNLWGQWCGPCRTEVPELESLAKQAPGVQVVGIDVRDPAREVAQDFVRDRQLTYPSIYDPDGRVLLKLSGYPRNIIPSTIVLDKQHRVAAVFLRPVLAQDLLPVTQRLESETA